The Plasmodium vivax chromosome 12, whole genome shotgun sequence genomic interval CCACGTCGGCATCAATGCAGAGCGCCTCCCCGCTGTCCCCGTTGCTCCGATTTGTCCTTAACTTGGATCCCACTTTGGCATCCCCTCTGCGGGATGGCTCCATTCCCCAAAGGGGACTAACAAACCGATGGGCAGTACCCTTCGAGTGACTCCCTCCCTCCACTAGGGACTTACAAAACCGTTTCGATAAATCACcatctgggggggggagatcTCCATTCGGTTCACCCGCCCCGCAAAATGTCGAGTGCAGGCcatgaaattttaaaaaagcctTCAGAACAAGTCTAACGACATTTCTGAGGGTGCAAACTGCGTCTATCACTTCGTGTGAGTGCTTCCTCCAGCTGCCCTTCCTCAGCAGGAGGGCCAACCTCTGTAGGTGTCTTCTCAACACGCGGAACAGCTCGTAGGGGGGGTTACTTGCGGCTTCACTGAGGACTTCTTCGGCGGGAGGAccctcttctccctcaccatgcagctcctcctcctccctgcACAGACTCTCCATTTCGGATAGGCGGCTAACCAAGTTGTGCACCCCCCGAAGGCagttctcctcctcccccttcctcGCCCACGTGCTCATCTCGAGGGCCCCCTTGCACACGTGGCACAGGGTCAGAAACAAATCGCTcgaaaagaaaatttcaaaaaaggtGACCAAATTttctgaacaggtcaggtgATTTGAAGAAGTCAACTCATTTGAAGAAGTCAGCTGATTTGAAGAAGTCAGCTGATTTGAAGAAGTCAGCTGATTTGAACGATTCAGCTGATTTGcgtcttcccatttttcatcGCCAAAAGTGCACCTCTCGGGTGGGGgtccttccattttgaattcAATTCCCTGCGAGTGATTCCTTCCCGTTTGGAGCTTTTCCCGGGGTAGTTCCTCCGGTGAGGCGGCGGTGTGCGCATCGTCTGGGCGGGGATTAGGGAGGTCACTCGGTCGGTCGTTCCGCTGCCCAGGTGGTTGCCCATCTGGATGCCCATCTGCTTGGTCCACCCTGGGCGCCCCCCGAGCCACCTCCCCCATCAGCGAAACATTCGTGTTGATGAAAAGGACGTCAATAGAAATGGAGTTTAGCCAATCGAGGCAGTCGGAGTAGTCCGCGCTCTCCTCCCAGCAGCcgcccttcttcttcaagCTGCACATCTTCATGTTCACTGCATCTACGTGTTTAGTAATTTCGGACGTCCTCCGTAGGATCTCATTACAAATGGATTTCCATTCATCCTCCGAGTGGACCACCAGCTGTGTTGCCACCCCTTTTGATGACTCTTCATATGTGCAGGTTATAGCAGCGGTGTCTTTTTCGGCACGCTTTGGAGAGTCACCCTGTTTGTTGATCGTTTGTTCAGCTGggtctccttcttcctctccttcttgcgcttcttcccctccactCCTGGGCTGGCTCCCCAAAGCGGGTGGCACTCCCCCAGAGCCATTATTGCCCCCTTCCAGCTGCACAACCAACTGCGTACACTGCCAGGCTAAAGTTTTACACCTTCCCCTCAGCTCGTCGATCCCCAGCGCGTCAATCTCGTCGCATACCAGCTGGTGGTCCTCAACGGACAGCTTCTCCTCTGCCTCAATGCAGTCTCCACTTTGGGTGAATCCCCGCCTTCGTCGTTTCAGCAGTTGAATGAGGGCGTTGCTTTGCTCGCCTGATTTTTCGCCTACTTTTCCGCTCACCTTTCCGCTTACCTGGTCAACTGCAACATCTCCTTCGCGTGGGGGTGCCTCCTCTCTGCGACCCCCCCCTGCACTCCGCAGCTGTTCTGCTAGCTGTCTATACACCTGCACCTCTTCCTCCAGCATGGCTACTCTCCTCCCACTAGcactttcattttgcacgTGCGTTTCAATTTGGTTTTTCAGCTGCTCCACTTCCGCTTTCGTTTCGTTTAGCACTCTCCCCATCGTGGTTAGCTCTCCCCTGCAGACCACCATTTCTTCACCCCTCTCTCTTAACTCGTTGGTTAACTCTTTCACCGATTTGCTTTCTCTATTGAGCTGCTCCTTCAGGTGGTTGATCCTAAGCACGCTGTTCATTTTCTCCGTCGTTAGGGCTTCCTTGTCGCTTTCGAGTCGCTCGCACTTCTTCCGGAGCTCTTCCTCCCGCGTTTGCAGCTCTGTGAGGTAGTTCTCCCTCTCGGTACGCAGTTGGGCTAGCTCTGCGAGGTAGTTTTCCCTCTCCTCCGCCGCGTCTTTGTGAAGTTGGGCCAGTTCCTCCTGGAGCTGCCCCCTTTCCCTTCGTTGCTCTTCCTCGTCCCTTTTGAGTGCGTCCACTTGGCTGCTCAGTTTGGCATTCTCTCCACCGAGGACCTCATTCAATTGAGCCAGTTTGGTATTATCCCCACTTAGGACCTCCTTTTCGCTGGCCAGCTTTTCATTCTCCTCACTAAGGACCTCATTCTCTCTGGCCAGCTTTGCATTCTCTCCACTTAGGGTCTCATTCAATTGAGCCAACTTTGCACTCTCCTCACTAAGGATCTCATTCAATCGAGACAGTTTTTCATTCTCTCCACCGAGGACCTCATTCTCTCTGACCAGCTTTGCATTCTCTCCATGGAGAACCTCATTCTCTCTGACCAGCCTGTCATTCCCCCCACTTAGGGTCTCATTCAGTTGAGCCAGTTTTGCATTCCCCCCACTTGGGACCCCCTCTTCACTGGCTAACGTCTGTTCCTCCATTTGGCGAGGCTTCAAACCGGCGCCGCCTTCGCTCCACACGTCTGCGTATGTGTTCCCCCCCCGAGTCGTCTCTAACGTTACTACCGTCACTTCTTCACCCTGCTTCGAGTGCGGGTGCTCCCTCAAATGGGTGGAATCATCGGCCCCTTCACAAATTTCCCTATTCCCGCTCTCTACCGCGGCCCTGACGTCTTCCTCCCCTGgttggcagtttttttttttttttttttcactttgcgCTTCCTCGTCGCGTCGCAATTGAGCATCCCCCTCGGCGTAATGCGGGTCTGCCTGCTCCCCCGCCGTACACACGCAGGGGTTCACCACAGTAATCTCTTTGCagctctcccccccgctcTCCTCGCCGCACTTCCCCACATGAGCCATCCCCTCAAACGTCGATTCGTCTCCCTTGTCTCTTCTCTCAGAAGAACCAATTTTAGCATAACCGAAGGTCCCCTCGGAGTAGTAATTCTCATTACAGCTGGAGGTGGAGCTAATGGCACCCCTTAACTCCACAGGGAATTCCAAACGGTCCTCCAGATTACCCGCATGAATGATGAGGGCTTCACTTCTTATATGCACACTCATGTCCAGACCAAATGGGAGACATCCCTTTGTGGAGGCATCCTTCCTGttagcttcttccttcccacACACATTTCCTGTGGACCCCCCCAGGTGTGTCTTTCCAACCGGTTCGCTCCCCATCTGGTGGCTTCCCTTTACGTTAAATGAGCATTTGTCATATGCGATGGGGTTCTCTCCATTTGAGTTGCACATCAGCGTCCTCCTGGTCCTCTCTTTCCATGTGCTTGTGCCATTCACGGAAGCGCTTCTCCTGCTTCGGTAAATCTTTTCACTCGCGATGGCCTCCTCGTGGTAGCTGTTTAGCCTCCTTCTGCGCGCTCCGTCGAGGGGGGGCTCTCCGTTTGGTTCGTTCTTACGGCTTTGGTCCACTGGGTGGGGTTCATCACGGTTGCCACCCCCACCATTGCCACCGTCACCATGGCCGCTATCCCCACCATGGCCGCTATCCCCACCATGGCCGCCTTCCCCAACATCGTGACCGGCGTCGTTCCTCCCCATCAGCCTTTTCAACCCCTCCAGCAGTTTGctcttaaaaattttttttttcttcttctcgcCTGTCTCATTTGGGAGAGCTGCCCCCGAGAGGACACATCCTTTGGGGCGCTTCCCCAACGCGGAGGGCCTCTCCCCCGTGCGGGGAGAACCgtcctcctgctgctcccccttgGTTGCAATTCCCTCCCCCTCTCTCGCCACCTGTTCTGGTAAATTGATGCCTTTAAATGGTGGCAGTCCGCTCGACTGGTTCTTCTTCCTACTCATTTGGTTGTTGCGTATAGGGGTGGTCTCATCGGACCCAATCGGGCAGTCTCCCCTCGGATCACTCGCGCAGTCTCGCTTCGATTCCTTCACCATATGCGCGCTGCGACttctaaaaatggaaaacatCCCCACTTGTCTGCTTCTGCCGTGGGGTTCTGAGATGAAGGAGccgcttttcttcttcttcatcttcgcctgaacatgttcaggtGAGCGATGACGTGCCTGCGCTTTGGCGGTGACGCAGTTATTCCCAAGTGGGTCGCCACGAGTATCAGGAGTAGTTCCATCGTGAGGCACTCCCCCATCGCTGTGCCCCTCCGTGGTGTTACTCCTAAACGTTGAGAAAGAGTACAGCAGCTCAACGGCCAACCTGTCTTCGCCTGGATCTCCATCTGCTGTGTGGTGGGGGACCTCCCCACTGGGCTCCGTACCGTCCCTACCCCTCACGTGAGCACCACCGAAGGAGGAACATGGGTCTCCCCTCATCAGAATTCCCTCCTCTTTAGAATCACCAAAAGAATTGCACACATAATTCTCATTAGCACATGTGTAACTGCTTCCTCTTCGAGCGTCCCACTGGGGCAACTCTCCATCGCCAACGAAATGGTCGCAGTGATGAGGAGCAGCAGGATGATGAGCGGGATGACTGTCAAACGAGTGGGACAAAATTGGGTCACTCGATACGCTCCTTTCATTGCCGCTCTCCCCAAGTTGGTACACCCCTTTGGCGCTATCCTCGTCGGTTCCTCCTCCCACATGGGGGGCGAACGTGCCAGGGAAAAAACTCATTGGCATCTCCTCCCCAATGAGGTTACTCTCGTCCGATCCGTTGAGACCACCCGTGTTGCGACCACTCATGCTGCTTCTACATTCGTTTGAGCTCTGGGTGTCTCCCCTCCTGATTGACGCAAATGGGATggccttctccccctgctgTGGGAATGATCCTCCCAAAGATTCTTCAAAGGAGGCTCTCCTCAAATctgcgtcttcctcctcgtgaGCCTCTTCCACTGGGCACTCTGCCTGAATGTTATAACCCACGTAGGGACTCTTCCCATCAGACTCTACCCCCCTGTGCAATTCTACCCTCGAGAAAGGCCCTGGTGTGTCCTCCAGACTATCTATGTGCATTATGGACGCGTCGCTGTGGTGGCTGTAAAGGGGgtccccaaaagggggtcTCTCCGGTGAGCAGTCGTTTGGGAGTTCCCCTCGCACGGAGTAGGGGCGGCCCAAGCAGGGAGTGGCCTCGTCTATGGGGTCATCACCAAGGAGGTCATCACCAACACCACCGCCAACCTCATCACCAACACCACCGCCAACCTCATCACCAACACCACCGCCAACCTCATCACCAACCCCGCCTGCACGCTGACCCTCCGAGGACGCACCGCGGAAGTAGTTATCCGAGTGGGACAGCGGCCCGCCCTCCCCAAAGTGCCCCCTCGAGTCCGTCACTAGACTCTCCCATTTCGCTCCAACCCCGTTGCATGAAATCGAAAGGGCATCTCCTCTCCCACCGGAGAGGTAGAATCCACCACCACCTGTTGAGGATAACACTTCATCCGTATGACtgcccgtttttttttttttttttttttttttcttcttttcttcctggGAATAGTAGCAGCCATCATTAGGGACGTTCTCATTTGGATCTATCCCCCGTTCGACGCTCCCCTCTGCATACACGCCAGACCCATCCTCCCCCGAAGAGTTGCAGCGCCCTCCGTTGGCCCCCCCACCTCCTCCATCCATTGCCAGTTCACCAGTTAACGAAGAACGACAGGCATGCTGCTCCTCTCCAGTAGAAGCATCATCACTACTGCAAACCATGGCCACATCATTTGGCACCTCTGGCAAATGTTTAATGGAAAAAGAATCTGCAAAATTGGAGTGCACATCGTCTAACTCATCGGCGTAGGAGTGACTCCTCAAATGGTTGCTGCTGGCTGTACATGCGTGGTGTGTCTCCCGCTTCGAGTTTGCGTCCAGCTCGTCCGTTCGTCTCTGCATCCGTTCGCTCTGCATCTCGTGAGCGGGGGGCACTCCCTCCCCGTTTAGGTCTCCCCAAGGGGGTTCACGCAAATGGCCGCGCAGATTTACACTCATATTTCTACGCCGATCTGCATCTTCCGTAATTGCCGCCCCTCGTCCGCCCCCTTCACCGTCGCTGCAGTACCCCCCATGTGTAAAGCGAGCCGCACCTGAGTTGCCTCCCCCGTTGGTAAGCCCCCCCTCCAGCCTACTCCTCCCATTCGAGCCGCTCTTCTCTACGTACTGTTTGTATGTGATGTAGTCATTGGAGAGGTCCCCATTCGAATCTCTTCCCCTTAACTGATGGGACCCTCCTTCCAAGTCTCCCTCGTTGGAGCTGCCTCCCGTGCGATATTCATTCAGTGGGTCCTCTCCTCCCACGGGTAGCAGTGACATGTCTGCTCCACCTAAGTCAGCCTGGTAGATGCATCGTCTCTCCTTCTCACCTTCGCAGATCTGTTCGATTGGGTACTCACAGAAGGAGTGAACGACACCTCCATTGGGGGTCCCCTCCCCTCTGCTGCCATCACTTTCAACGCGGTTATACATATAGGGGAAGAAGCTATACAGCTCGTCCCAATTGGGAACATCGCCTGGATCGACTGGGTCACCTGGGTCACTTCCGCTGTGGAGTCTACTCCCACCTGGGCAGGCACCCCCCGGAAGGCCTCCTCCATTCATGTCTTCCAAGTGCTCACTTAACGGATCGCACCCCCCGCGCAgacgttcattttttttctttctcaatTTCGTCATCGGTTTGATTTTCCCCCGAGAGGGCTTCCCTCCTCCTTCTAGAAGCAACACACCAGCAGAGGGACCCTCCACCTTCGGGGATTCGCAATGGTAATGCACGCGGCACTTCTGCTGCTCCATCAGTCCATTTGGTCTCTCACTAcagttgcttcttccccggGGGGTActcgtcttcctcttttgttgGCAGCCCTTTTTCAGGCTGCACGTCTTCGTTAGTCTGTACTTATGTGCGTAGGTCGCCAGGGAGGCGATCTTGGGTGCGCTCCTTAATGGTGGCGCTTCTCCGAGCTGGTTCGCTTCcgtttgcccccctttcGGTGCCCCTTTTCGTGCAAGCTGTGGCCcccgttttttctttacactTGCACGTAGACTCGGACCCCTCCCCGTGTGTGAGTCACCCGTACAGCCAGCTTTCGTAATGGACGGGGCTCCCCTAACGTcacgtttgttttttttctccttcggtAAGCGGTTACTTCGGGGGGGAATGCCACCAGTGTTGCCAGCACCACCTATGCTGCATGCACTGCACGCGCTACACCCGCTGCTAGCCCTGCCCCCACTCGAGACGACGCTCCATTCACGCCTCTTCATCTGCGGCGACTTCGCATGGGCAGTCACCCCCACCGGGTGGAACCCCCTCATCGGGTGCAACGGAATGCGCTTGGTGCGGGCGCCGTTTGTTCTcaactggggggggagcgaatCTCGCCGTTCGGTCCCTAGCaagaggggaggaaaaaaaaaccaacaaaagaaagaaaaagaagaaacgcAAGAACGGCAAGAAGGGCTGAAAggcaggaaaaaacgaaaaacaggaaaaaaaaaaaagaaaacccaAAACAAAAGAACCAAAAACAGGTAAACCGCACTTTCCTGTATGTACCCCCTTTCAGGGGTGCACACGTTCGCAGAGGTGTAACCCCTGTGCGGGAGAACTACGTGCCGAAGGGTGGACGGAcgccttttccccccaactCAAGTGCTCGCAACTTGCGCGGAAGGCGAACGGTCATGTGCCTCCCTCATATGGCTGATCAACAGTTAGGAGGAGACTCCCAAGGAAAGCACAATCAGTTGGTACCACacatgcgcaaaaaaaaggaaaaaaaaaaaaccccaaaaaaaaaaaaaaaaactttccaTTCGGGTGTGCAGGATTACACTTCTCATATGATGAGGCCATAAAGGGAGGGTTATCCGTTGAGGAGAAGTTCCCTGGGACTGTCCCGAACAGATATGTCGACTCAGTTACACCTCTTTCCGCTTTAACCTGGCAACACTGACCATGTGTGTCTCCACCCCTGTGCACGGTGTGAAAATGTTCCAACGGGTATTACACTTAACACTGTGGCTTCATCTTGGCACAACGATGAGCAGACGACAGCGTTCGCGGGGGGCATATGCCTAGGGGAAGGAACCTCTACCGAGACGATGTTCGGTACGTAGCCCTTTCTTTGGAACGTCCCAAATGTTTTTAACTTGGCAATCGGAGGGGAGCCACCCCATCTGCGTGTTTTGTTTCCTCCCTTGGGGGGGTGTCCCCGGGCGTCGCGGgaagtttgcaaaaaggggggtaagTAGAAAGGGGAAGGTAGCAAGGGGAAGGTGACGGGGTGCACACAGTGCGTAGGAAGACGGAGGGCATACCCACAGTGGttacccccccccgtggtTGCGTTGCTCCACATCGCCGCTCTGCACCGTTAAGAGTtggcttaaaaaaaaaaaaaattggcaatgGGGGGTCCCCGGCGGTGggtttcttttccccccccactgcCACACACAAATGCAGAAGAATCTGTTGGGAAGTATCTGTTGGGAAGTACCTATTGGGAAGTACCTGTTGGTGCGCCCACCTATAGGAGTCACTCGCCTATCTCCCCCTCGATCATATGGATCTTATCGTTCAGCAGAGAAATCGACTTGCTAATGGTaaagttttcatttttaagagaaACGAGGATGCTAAACAGTTTGGcatgttttaaattttgctCCTCTACCTTCTTTTCTATTGCCTGGGTCACTTGATTTATCTTCTGAgttatttcttctttaaattcttttaagaTGTCTGCGAAGTTAAAGTCGTCTTGTGTCTGTCGGTTCTCCTTCGTTTCATTTAGCTCCTTTTGCAGCTGCACAATTTTTGTGTTTATGGTATTTTCTAATTctattattttccccttgagtgtttttttttctttttccggTTGGTCGGCCAAGATGGCATAGGCATCGCTGTCTTGGTCGTCTTGGTCGCTTTTGCCGCTTCTGCCGCTTCTGTCGTTTTGGTCggcctctcccccctgtgCTTGTGCCGCCACGTCATCCCTCTTCTCTGGCCTGGGCTGCACCCCCTCCCCGCGCATCTGCTCGTCTCCCTTCTGCGTGCTCATGCGGGGGTGGAGAGGAGGGCAGCTCTGCGTGCGACGACGCCGTTCCGCTGTGTGCACAAGTGTATGCCTGCGCAGGTGTAGGCGTGGGCACGTGCAAACGTGCAGCGATCGGCCCTTAGTGTAGCGATCGGCCCTTAGTTTAGCGATCGGTCCCTAGTGTAGCGAGCGTCCCCTAGTGTACCTCTCTCCAACCTGTTGAGGTGAACGCCAGATGGGCGACGTTGCCAAGTTGTAGCGAGCAATACTCATTCGATGACCCCGAATGGAGTACCCTTAGTGGGAAGGAGCtctcctaattttttttcttttttttttctaacctTTTCTCTTATGCG includes:
- a CDS encoding hypothetical protein (encoded by transcript PVX_116610A); amino-acid sequence: MSTQKGDEQMRGEGVQPRPEKRDDVAAQAQGGEADQNDRSGRSGKSDQDDQDSDAYAILADQPEKEKKTLKGKIIELENTINTKIVQLQKELNETKENRQTQDDFNFADILKEFKEEITQKINQVTQAIEKKVEEQNLKHAKLFSILVSLKNENFTISKSISLLNDKIHMIEGEIGE
- a CDS encoding hypothetical protein, conserved (encoded by transcript PVX_116605A), which codes for MRGFHPVGVTAHAKSPQMKRREWSVVSSGGRASSGCSACSACSIGGAGNTGGIPPRSNRLPKEKKNKRDVRGAPSITKAGCTGDSHTGRGPSLRASVKKKRGPQLARKGAPKGGQTEANQLGEAPPLRSAPKIASLATYAHKYRLTKTCSLKKGCQQKRKTSTPRGRSNCSERPNGLMEQQKCRVHYHCESPKVEGPSAGVLLLEGGGKPSRGKIKPMTKLRKKKNERLRGGCDPLSEHLEDMNGGGLPGGACPGGSRLHSGSDPGDPVDPGDVPNWDELYSFFPYMYNRVESDGSRGEGTPNGGVVHSFCEYPIEQICEGEKERRCIYQADLGGADMSLLPVGGEDPLNEYRTGGSSNEGDLEGGSHQLRGRDSNGDLSNDYITYKQYVEKSGSNGRSRLEGGLTNGGGNSGAARFTHGGYCSDGEGGGRGAAITEDADRRRNMSVNLRGHLREPPWGDLNGEGVPPAHEMQSERMQRRTDELDANSKRETHHACTASSNHLRSHSYADELDDVHSNFADSFSIKHLPEVPNDVAMVCSSDDASTGEEQHACRSSLTGELAMDGGGGGANGGRCNSSGEDGSGVYAEGSVERGIDPNENVPNDGCYYSQEEKKKKKKKKKKTGSHTDEVLSSTGGGGFYLSGGRGDALSISCNGVGAKWESLVTDSRGHFGEGGPLSHSDNYFRGASSEGQRAGGVGDEVGGGVGDEVGGGVGDEVGGGVGDDLLGDDPIDEATPCLGRPYSVRGELPNDCSPERPPFGDPLYSHHSDASIMHIDSLEDTPGPFSRVELHRGVESDGKSPYVGYNIQAECPVEEAHEEEDADLRRASFEESLGGSFPQQGEKAIPFASIRRGDTQSSNECRSSMSGRNTGGLNGSDESNLIGEEMPMSFFPGTFAPHVGGGTDEDSAKGVYQLGESGNERSVSSDPILSHSFDSHPAHHPAAPHHCDHFVGDGELPQWDARRGSSYTCANENYVCNSFGDSKEEGILMRGDPCSSFGGAHVRGRDGTEPSGEVPHHTADGDPGEDRLAVELLYSFSTFRSNTTEGHSDGGVPHDGTTPDTRGDPLGNNCVTAKAQARHRSPEHVQAKMKKKKSGSFISEPHGRSRQVGMFSIFRSRSAHMVKESKRDCASDPRGDCPIGSDETTPIRNNQMSRKKNQSSGLPPFKGINLPEQVAREGEGIATKGEQQEDGSPRTGERPSALGKRPKGCVLSGAALPNETGEKKKKKIFKSKLLEGLKRLMGRNDAGHDVGEGGHGGDSGHGGDSGHGDGGNGGGGNRDEPHPVDQSRKNEPNGEPPLDGARRRRLNSYHEEAIASEKIYRSRRSASVNGTSTWKERTRRTLMCNSNGENPIAYDKCSFNVKGSHQMGSEPVGKTHLGGSTGNVCGKEEANRKDASTKGCLPFGLDMSVHIRSEALIIHAGNLEDRLEFPVELRGAISSTSSCNENYYSEGTFGYAKIGSSERRDKGDESTFEGMAHVGKCGEESGGESCKEITVVNPCVCTAGEQADPHYAEGDAQLRRDEEAQSEKKKKKNCQPGEEDVRAAVESGNREICEGADDSTHLREHPHSKQGEEVTVVTLETTRGGNTYADVWSEGGAGLKPRQMEEQTLASEEGVPSGGNAKLAQLNETLSGGNDRLVRENEVLHGENAKLVRENEVLGGENEKLSRLNEILSEESAKLAQLNETLSGENAKLARENEVLSEENEKLASEKEVLSGDNTKLAQLNEVLGGENAKLSSQVDALKRDEEEQRRERGQLQEELAQLHKDAAEERENYLAELAQLRTERENYLTELQTREEELRKKCERLESDKEALTTEKMNSVLRINHLKEQLNRESKSVKELTNELRERGEEMVVCRGELTTMGRVLNETKAEVEQLKNQIETHVQNESASGRRVAMLEEEVQVYRQLAEQLRSAGGGRREEAPPREGDVAVDQVSGKVSGKVGEKSGEQSNALIQLLKRRRRGFTQSGDCIEAEEKLSVEDHQLVCDEIDALGIDELRGRCKTLAWQCTQLVVQLEGGNNGSGGVPPALGSQPRSGGEEAQEGEEEGDPAEQTINKQGDSPKRAEKDTAAITCTYEESSKGVATQLVVHSEDEWKSICNEILRRTSEITKHVDAVNMKMCSLKKKGGCWEESADYSDCLDWLNSISIDVLFINTNVSLMGEVARGAPRVDQADGHPDGQPPGQRNDRPSDLPNPRPDDAHTAASPEELPREKLQTGRNHSQGIEFKMEGPPPERCTFGDEKWEDANQLNRSNQLTSSNQLTSSNQLTSSNELTSSNHLTCSENLVTFFEIFFSSDLFLTLCHVCKGALEMSTWARKGEEENCLRGVHNLVSRLSEMESLCREEEELHGEGEEGPPAEEVLSEAASNPPYELFRVLRRHLQRLALLLRKGSWRKHSHEVIDAVCTLRNVVRLVLKAFLKFHGLHSTFCGAGEPNGDLPPPDGDLSKRFCKSLVEGGSHSKGTAHRFVSPLWGMEPSRRGDAKVGSKLRTNRSNGDSGEALCIDADVGEDLAEAHLDHLAERIVQHNYSAHVVPCLIALCADEVILERSLSGGAPYRRSGSRGSSISGIGRSGTGGRDDFSAQMSDFAADIFRRMSERMKWNELIISGDSFASFFEEGALKSKLRGNPVMCSKRKVNVDTVYAHLGALLRRRGAIRGGDGFFGEFFRSARAAALRQSLCLGGAPHVGISLGSACLSSSVPPSSSNVPTLHRGVHTKSASFTGSGEMGIQREGPHFAEASPRKQGNHWGDEGGSEYPLIRVDNECVSALFHMWHAMEKRFFLKIGKRGEETSVGELLPCVGEAAQEGGTNQVKPSKGEHTSTMDTYLRSMVYDSFQCADENEQIGVNHFILLFKQLGIHIRDSELHSLWCIMTGKRDVNKAMKEKISIGTFVKKAYSTNPSLVFYEHCKAKVKLREAQQNLRHLRRYNRKLLLLPVEGGSGPSSGGSTTREPSPNGGTASEHRPTHFLPLQRYHQLAKHKHSYVYDFEITSIGKLSEYEAGELVNVYFHSGEELGIGIINRRSNLAIRIIDRDVRKSINDHFFLTKLYESVKRRFHYLYRDVHLCKWMYSLRVRNGINMYCKMVSSTSDGLPGLVVYSLGKDLYIRYDNLAIQRFRSIIEKELDAIFSPQNILCKRIASKKEKRAQQGKEYTLETIKGDHSDVRHCENGLTFYNQVSNTTYIPFHVENKRDRLFLRSVCDGANVLCVNGNVGEYLINCAAVSEVAPSASGASGASGVSILLCESAKNASYVDRNVKRNGCEQVMCLYREDVLDELNNMHMNNLRFGLIIFNAKSNIVFRSSSYTSLYGKRYTASFKGVHKHLVFLSDLLQEGGLLFVTAELSARDYHQFLNIVKCVFERRRRSLSIVYENACSVEDSILCNDQTTWYLRSVCFRLGCP